One stretch of Oscillospiraceae bacterium DNA includes these proteins:
- a CDS encoding helix-turn-helix transcriptional regulator has protein sequence MTLADRLNKIISEQKITKREFAARLGVTENYIYILTTNGRSRENANKKISPVLAKLIALEFGYDEKWVLNGEN, from the coding sequence ATGACACTTGCCGACCGACTGAACAAAATAATAAGCGAACAAAAAATCACAAAGCGTGAATTTGCAGCCCGTCTCGGTGTTACCGAAAACTATATATATATTCTCACGACAAATGGGCGTTCCCGTGAGAATGCCAACAAAAAAATATCTCCTGTCCTGGCAAAGCTTATTGCCCTTGAATTCGGCTATGACGAAAAATGGGTACTTAACGGAGAAAACTAA
- a CDS encoding helix-turn-helix transcriptional regulator has translation MRFSRFLSKGKLKMRDSLFVYMMILTVVILVVIAFGMIMLGTFAKPSDTFANTLKLQMEVFEKEITSHHEELAMRAANLSSEASRILSHYLRTNGLDFEDLDDSPEHIADIQRLLLDLLKDEILKSESSGIFIMLDTTVNSNSNKDGHSRSGLYVQRGSQNLSDETLLLFRGDAAIGKEASVMPHRKWQLEFDTRLFPDYEEILKIAPDVPLEAAYNFTDIVTIPGTSENATLLTVPILGTGGNVVGVCGFEISEHAFKMKHAQSTILEHLMCLWLTSRDNISADNAMICGTEDGYFLPPAGNIKISKADDGLLVFETENEIYIGLAGSPEYDTEGKNVLLVMMPKKDFDKAVSTNAVQIVVFLILLSSFAISLCRILSKRFMKPIMEGLEQIRRFEHSQSDSRFLEISDLFGFLSDKDKEYEIAYEELSEEKEKAETELARVQGEIEKLSYSRKNEINPEDYENFAIGIKTLTKSERNIFEMYLAGKTAKEIIEITGIKESTLKFHNGNIYEKLGVSSRKQMLRYAALYTQDNGGKI, from the coding sequence ATGCGTTTTTCCAGGTTTCTTTCCAAAGGGAAGCTGAAAATGAGAGACAGTCTGTTCGTATATATGATGATTCTGACTGTCGTAATACTCGTTGTAATCGCCTTTGGAATGATTATGCTCGGAACCTTTGCAAAGCCCTCTGATACTTTTGCAAATACTTTAAAGCTTCAGATGGAGGTTTTTGAAAAGGAAATCACCTCACATCACGAGGAGCTTGCAATGAGAGCTGCAAACCTTTCATCAGAAGCCTCAAGAATACTGTCACACTATCTGAGAACAAATGGACTGGATTTCGAAGATCTTGATGACTCTCCCGAGCATATTGCAGATATACAAAGATTGCTTCTTGATCTTTTAAAAGATGAAATTCTCAAATCGGAAAGCTCGGGCATTTTCATTATGCTGGATACTACCGTAAACAGCAATTCAAACAAGGATGGACATTCAAGATCCGGTCTTTATGTTCAGCGAGGCTCACAGAACTTATCCGACGAAACACTTCTTCTTTTCAGAGGTGATGCCGCTATAGGAAAAGAAGCATCGGTTATGCCTCACAGAAAATGGCAGCTTGAATTTGATACGAGGTTGTTTCCTGATTACGAAGAGATACTTAAAATTGCTCCGGATGTTCCCCTTGAAGCAGCATACAATTTCACAGATATTGTAACTATTCCCGGAACAAGCGAAAATGCGACTTTGCTGACGGTACCGATTCTCGGAACCGGCGGTAATGTTGTTGGAGTATGCGGCTTTGAGATAAGCGAGCACGCCTTCAAAATGAAGCACGCACAGTCTACAATTCTTGAGCATCTAATGTGTCTGTGGCTGACATCAAGAGACAACATCAGTGCCGACAATGCGATGATTTGCGGAACCGAGGACGGATATTTTCTTCCTCCTGCAGGTAATATAAAAATCAGTAAGGCTGATGACGGACTTTTGGTGTTCGAAACAGAAAACGAAATATATATAGGGCTTGCAGGCTCACCCGAGTATGACACAGAGGGCAAAAATGTGCTTCTTGTCATGATGCCGAAAAAGGATTTTGACAAGGCTGTCTCCACAAATGCTGTACAGATTGTTGTATTCTTAATACTTCTTTCCTCTTTCGCCATATCGCTATGCCGTATCTTAAGCAAACGTTTTATGAAGCCGATAATGGAAGGCCTTGAACAAATAAGAAGGTTTGAACATTCCCAATCCGATTCAAGATTTTTGGAAATCAGCGACCTTTTTGGTTTTCTTTCGGATAAGGACAAGGAATACGAAATCGCCTACGAGGAGCTTTCGGAGGAAAAGGAAAAAGCCGAAACCGAGCTTGCAAGGGTACAGGGCGAAATTGAAAAATTGTCATATTCTCGCAAAAACGAGATAAATCCCGAGGATTACGAAAATTTTGCCATAGGCATTAAGACACTGACCAAATCTGAACGTAATATTTTTGAAATGTATCTTGCAGGGAAAACAGCTAAAGAAATTATTGAAATAACGGGCATTAAGGAAAGTACACTTAAATTTCACAATGGCAACATTTACGAAAAGCTTGGTGTTTCCTCAAGAAAGCAAATGTTAAGGTACGCCGCACTTTATACTCAGGATAACGGAGGTAAAATATAA
- a CDS encoding extracellular solute-binding protein, translating into MKKILAVLMLSLTMLGCITGCGEKSELSPNDPVTLTLWHVYGEQASSPMNLLVNEFNQTVGREKGIIINVTSMTNASEVGPELLDAQTGHPGAPEMPDLFFCHNNNAEALGKDNLVNWNERFTQEELSQIVPEFLADGMVDDSLAVFPVSKSTHLLFMADGVFGRFSADTGVTYETLSTWDGFFEAAEKYHEWSGGKAFCAVDYPLRCIELYAMSQGADDFYKDGWYDYSNETFKDCFMKFASSISKGHIMVSDLYSNTQVMTGEVACGIGSSASILYYNDTITYPDNTNEPMNLKVLPLPQAGNGKNLVTQAGVGLACCKTTTQKAEAASVFVKWLTESDRNLAFVSETGYMPIKKDAFNKIKAYEFKDEGYKSLYEALGHTAENCTAVTEPNFPDYYTKVYDFYGDVRIGQRNPDLYENSEALAEAIWKMFTSVN; encoded by the coding sequence ATGAAGAAAATACTTGCAGTTTTAATGCTTTCTTTGACAATGCTCGGATGCATAACAGGTTGCGGTGAAAAGTCAGAGCTGTCACCTAATGATCCTGTAACTCTTACCTTGTGGCATGTATACGGCGAGCAGGCAAGCTCACCAATGAACCTGCTTGTAAATGAGTTCAATCAGACAGTAGGTCGCGAAAAAGGAATAATCATAAATGTTACTTCTATGACAAACGCATCCGAAGTAGGACCGGAATTACTTGATGCACAGACCGGTCATCCCGGTGCTCCGGAAATGCCCGATTTGTTCTTCTGTCACAATAACAACGCAGAGGCTCTCGGCAAGGATAACCTTGTAAACTGGAACGAGCGGTTCACGCAGGAAGAGCTTTCACAGATCGTACCGGAGTTTCTGGCGGACGGAATGGTTGACGACAGCCTTGCGGTATTCCCGGTATCAAAATCCACACATCTTCTCTTTATGGCAGACGGTGTATTCGGGCGTTTTTCTGCTGACACCGGTGTTACATACGAAACTCTTTCCACATGGGACGGCTTCTTTGAAGCGGCGGAAAAATATCATGAATGGTCGGGCGGCAAGGCTTTTTGTGCGGTAGACTATCCTTTGCGCTGTATCGAGCTTTACGCAATGTCGCAAGGCGCTGACGATTTTTATAAGGACGGCTGGTACGACTACTCAAATGAAACCTTTAAGGACTGCTTTATGAAGTTTGCTTCATCCATATCCAAGGGACACATTATGGTATCCGATCTTTATTCAAACACCCAGGTCATGACGGGCGAGGTTGCCTGCGGTATCGGCTCAAGCGCTTCAATTCTTTACTATAATGATACAATCACATACCCCGACAATACAAACGAGCCTATGAATCTTAAGGTACTTCCTCTTCCGCAGGCAGGAAACGGCAAGAATCTTGTTACCCAGGCAGGTGTAGGACTTGCTTGCTGCAAAACCACCACTCAAAAGGCTGAAGCTGCATCAGTTTTTGTGAAATGGCTCACAGAGAGCGACAGAAATCTCGCTTTCGTTTCGGAAACAGGATATATGCCGATAAAAAAGGACGCCTTTAATAAGATTAAAGCTTACGAATTCAAGGATGAGGGATACAAAAGTCTTTATGAAGCACTCGGACATACAGCAGAGAATTGCACTGCGGTAACCGAGCCCAATTTCCCCGATTATTACACTAAGGTGTATGATTTTTACGGTGATGTCCGTATCGGACAGCGTAATCCCGATTTATATGAAAATTCCGAAGCCCTTGCCGAAGCGATATGGAAAATGTTTACTTCGGTAAATTAA
- a CDS encoding S-layer homology domain-containing protein: MKKTSKILAVIIAVISITCLMAISASAAISCSSYYVFMNETENYKVGQIANIPASRYTADLASSDYGVQNTYTYSFSDSSMVKVSGEKVTFVKEGTLTLTIKHNQKFERTGKTSSHTDTIKINVSTEPIQTTNIKLDSGAFSGGKEFPAFTVVNVENCYVEEATFYKEMADYYVGDKLPSYRAGTTIDLVRITLKPKEGYFFGWGGTNDGKSYESNVYTIEYKGKKYKPYVVHDQSKSEMEVYVSVTFEEGEIYATTFKDLDAPYHCGPLDKTVTTNSDVELVSVKYTMFNKELTEFKKGDTVGITVRVKSKDPKNTFNANGYAYWMEQKMNSVNTKLISSTEAEYTFTYKVDAIDSQTIKWADFTMPGVFAGEPLPTNAFSATDGIVVKSVTWTPNDAKADANKEYTVKIEFGKKDEFVYADDFAEQGVVSINGERAKFVNETSSGGGVKGKFETKKYYAEATFKPTVVVNAGTTGTTTETVTGTVNGTYVSGTVVSGTTTPEFRIDITYNNKEVTAEKGEKVILDFTHNMDLMLCSNINYQWYKAEGPVYGTGEMVEGGHEKQLEAHTYEVGTDYYYCIMTCKFDDSEYTSDFSESPIVKVTVTESTAKDFKVFPVGETEIVTKDGDFTLKLGVEGQGKQDVTYVWRPCNEDGSFDAEDYKYYVIGETDTLNYYINVNEVNVPHYFLGAASIYGGDGSVIFKVTYVPEYEEDDEEYPEEKFNLVADGKQEIIIYSWEEKVTLKAKVTGTEKLADFQWFRCDKEGKTIGAPLSMGDSVTVGPIPKEDMMTPYYYRCTAMIGNTAKSIIFEVLLAPKGVEEEYVFPFTDVKETDWFYDAVAGANQMGLINGKSATIYAPEDNMTYAEAVKLAVCMNILYNGGNPAEDIKNGTDVWFSTYMTYALDNGIIDEDLTPKADENITRKEYAYIFSKALPAEAFAEKNEIPSGSIPDVKEEKLAQDKAIYTFYRAGILAGVDVKGTFKPSDNIKRSEVAAILIRMMDPSARVSAPKELGK; this comes from the coding sequence ATGAAAAAAACAAGCAAAATACTTGCGGTTATTATCGCAGTAATTTCAATCACCTGCCTTATGGCGATATCGGCAAGTGCGGCGATTAGCTGTTCATCCTATTATGTTTTTATGAATGAAACCGAAAACTATAAGGTCGGACAGATTGCCAATATTCCGGCATCGCGTTACACGGCAGATCTTGCATCAAGCGATTATGGCGTACAGAATACTTACACATATTCTTTTAGCGATTCGTCAATGGTTAAAGTAAGTGGTGAAAAGGTTACCTTTGTAAAAGAAGGCACGCTGACTCTTACTATCAAGCACAACCAAAAGTTTGAAAGAACCGGCAAAACTTCATCACATACCGATACAATAAAAATAAATGTATCAACGGAGCCTATTCAGACAACCAACATCAAGCTTGATTCCGGTGCGTTCTCAGGCGGCAAGGAATTTCCTGCATTTACAGTTGTAAATGTTGAAAACTGCTATGTTGAGGAAGCAACCTTCTACAAGGAAATGGCTGACTACTACGTTGGCGACAAGCTTCCCAGCTATCGTGCAGGAACAACTATTGATTTAGTCCGTATCACGCTTAAGCCAAAGGAAGGATATTTCTTCGGTTGGGGCGGTACAAACGACGGCAAGAGCTATGAAAGCAATGTTTACACGATTGAGTATAAGGGCAAAAAGTATAAACCCTATGTAGTACACGATCAATCAAAGAGTGAAATGGAAGTATATGTCTCGGTTACCTTCGAAGAAGGTGAAATCTACGCAACAACCTTCAAGGACCTTGACGCACCTTATCACTGCGGTCCGCTCGACAAGACCGTTACGACAAATAGCGATGTTGAGCTCGTAAGCGTAAAATATACAATGTTCAACAAAGAGCTTACAGAGTTTAAAAAAGGTGACACGGTTGGAATTACCGTAAGAGTAAAGTCTAAGGATCCGAAAAACACCTTTAATGCAAACGGCTACGCATACTGGATGGAACAGAAGATGAACAGCGTAAACACAAAGCTCATCAGTTCCACAGAAGCGGAATACACCTTCACATACAAGGTTGACGCGATTGACAGTCAAACAATCAAATGGGCTGATTTCACAATGCCCGGCGTATTTGCAGGCGAACCTCTTCCGACAAACGCGTTTTCCGCAACAGACGGTATCGTAGTAAAATCAGTTACATGGACACCGAATGATGCAAAAGCCGATGCAAACAAGGAATATACAGTAAAAATTGAGTTTGGCAAGAAAGATGAATTCGTATATGCCGATGATTTTGCAGAACAGGGCGTTGTAAGCATAAACGGAGAAAGAGCAAAATTTGTGAATGAAACATCATCTGGCGGCGGCGTAAAAGGAAAGTTTGAAACAAAAAAGTATTATGCAGAAGCAACTTTCAAGCCTACGGTTGTGGTAAACGCAGGAACAACAGGCACGACAACCGAAACCGTAACCGGAACTGTAAACGGTACGTATGTATCCGGAACAGTCGTATCCGGTACAACAACCCCCGAATTCAGAATCGACATAACTTACAATAACAAAGAGGTCACAGCCGAAAAGGGCGAAAAGGTGATCCTTGACTTCACACACAATATGGATCTTATGCTTTGCAGCAACATCAATTATCAGTGGTACAAGGCAGAGGGACCCGTTTACGGCACAGGCGAAATGGTTGAGGGCGGTCACGAGAAGCAGCTTGAAGCTCACACCTACGAGGTGGGCACAGATTACTATTACTGCATTATGACCTGCAAATTTGATGATTCAGAGTACACCTCCGATTTCTCGGAGTCTCCCATTGTAAAGGTAACCGTAACCGAAAGTACGGCAAAGGACTTCAAGGTATTTCCCGTGGGCGAAACGGAAATTGTAACAAAGGACGGCGACTTCACTCTCAAGCTCGGCGTTGAAGGACAGGGTAAGCAGGATGTAACTTATGTATGGCGTCCCTGCAACGAAGACGGAAGCTTTGATGCAGAGGATTACAAATATTACGTGATAGGCGAAACCGATACTCTTAACTATTACATAAATGTCAACGAGGTAAACGTTCCCCACTACTTCCTCGGTGCGGCAAGCATCTACGGCGGCGACGGCAGCGTAATATTCAAGGTTACCTACGTTCCCGAATATGAAGAAGACGATGAAGAATATCCCGAAGAAAAGTTTAACCTTGTTGCAGACGGCAAACAGGAAATCATAATTTACTCATGGGAAGAAAAGGTTACGCTTAAGGCAAAGGTAACAGGAACAGAGAAGCTCGCAGACTTCCAGTGGTTCAGATGCGACAAGGAAGGAAAAACAATCGGAGCACCGTTAAGCATGGGTGATAGCGTCACAGTAGGTCCTATCCCCAAGGAAGATATGATGACACCCTATTATTACAGATGTACTGCAATGATAGGTAATACGGCAAAGTCTATTATCTTTGAAGTGCTCCTTGCTCCCAAAGGTGTTGAAGAAGAATATGTATTCCCGTTCACAGATGTAAAGGAGACAGATTGGTTCTACGATGCAGTTGCAGGTGCAAACCAGATGGGACTTATTAACGGTAAGTCTGCTACAATATATGCACCCGAGGATAATATGACATACGCCGAAGCAGTAAAGCTTGCAGTGTGTATGAACATTCTTTACAACGGAGGAAATCCTGCAGAAGATATAAAGAACGGTACAGATGTATGGTTCAGCACATATATGACGTATGCACTCGACAACGGCATCATCGATGAGGACCTTACACCTAAGGCAGACGAAAATATAACGAGAAAAGAATACGCTTATATTTTCTCAAAGGCACTTCCCGCAGAAGCGTTTGCGGAAAAGAACGAGATTCCTTCAGGCTCTATCCCCGATGTAAAAGAAGAAAAGCTTGCGCAGGATAAGGCAATTTACACCTTTTACAGAGCAGGTATCCTTGCAGGCGTTGATGTAAAAGGAACGTTCAAGCCTTCCGACAACATTAAGAGAAGCGAGGTTGCCGCAATTCTTATTCGTATGATGGATCCAAGTGCAAGAGTTTCAGCTCCCAAGGAGCTTGGCAAATAA